A window from Aliamphritea hakodatensis encodes these proteins:
- the hflX gene encoding ribosome rescue GTPase HflX, protein MFFERPESGECAILVHIDMADEADRESPKELEELALSAGADPVDILTGSRHQPSPKLFIGSGKVEELKAMVHQYDAELVIFNHSLSPGQERNLERELQCRVLDRTGLILDIFAQRARTHEGKLQVELAQLEHMSTRLVRGWTHLERQKGGIGLRGPGETQLETDRRLLRARIKSILKRLEKVRKQRDQGRRARSRAEVPGLSLVGYTNAGKSTLFNQLTEAEVYAADQLFATLDPTLRRIEVADVGQAILADTVGFIRHLPHKLVEAFRATLQETTEATLLLHVIDAFDEDRQEHIDEVNAVLAEINADEVPCLEVYNKIDRMTGIEPRIDRNDEGVPVRVWVSAATGQGTDLLFQAISERLADDVFHDSIQVAPSEGAFRALLYGQGAVLNETYDDAGESHLEVRLQRKDFMQILSRVSIPAERYLGVDVNKPEWLQ, encoded by the coding sequence TTGTTTTTTGAGCGTCCCGAGTCTGGCGAATGCGCCATTCTTGTCCACATAGATATGGCTGATGAGGCGGACCGGGAAAGCCCGAAAGAGTTAGAAGAACTCGCGCTTTCTGCTGGCGCCGATCCTGTAGATATTCTTACCGGTAGTCGCCATCAGCCCAGCCCTAAGTTATTTATCGGTAGCGGTAAGGTCGAAGAGTTGAAGGCCATGGTGCATCAGTATGATGCCGAGCTGGTTATTTTCAATCATTCGCTAAGCCCCGGCCAGGAACGTAACCTCGAAAGAGAGTTGCAGTGCCGGGTGCTGGACCGTACCGGTCTGATTCTGGATATTTTTGCTCAGCGTGCCCGTACCCATGAAGGTAAACTTCAGGTGGAGCTGGCACAGTTAGAGCATATGTCGACACGTCTGGTACGTGGCTGGACACACCTTGAGCGTCAGAAAGGTGGTATTGGTTTACGCGGCCCGGGTGAAACCCAGCTGGAAACCGACCGCCGGTTACTGCGTGCCCGCATCAAAAGTATTCTCAAACGACTGGAAAAAGTCCGTAAGCAGCGTGATCAGGGGCGTCGTGCCCGTAGCCGCGCTGAAGTGCCGGGCTTATCGCTGGTGGGTTATACCAATGCCGGAAAGTCGACGCTGTTCAATCAGCTGACTGAGGCTGAGGTGTACGCCGCTGATCAGTTGTTCGCGACGCTTGATCCGACCCTCCGCCGCATTGAAGTTGCGGATGTCGGGCAGGCAATCCTTGCTGATACGGTAGGCTTTATCCGTCATTTACCCCATAAACTGGTTGAGGCGTTTCGTGCGACGTTGCAGGAAACCACCGAGGCCACTTTGCTGCTGCATGTGATTGATGCCTTTGATGAGGATCGTCAGGAGCATATTGACGAAGTGAATGCGGTACTGGCGGAAATTAATGCGGATGAAGTGCCCTGTCTTGAGGTCTATAACAAGATTGACCGTATGACGGGTATTGAACCGCGTATTGACCGTAATGATGAAGGTGTACCGGTACGGGTCTGGGTGTCTGCGGCAACCGGACAGGGTACTGACTTGCTGTTTCAGGCTATTTCTGAGCGTCTGGCGGATGATGTGTTCCATGATTCCATTCAGGTGGCACCTTCTGAAGGTGCTTTCCGTGCCCTGCTGTATGGTCAGGGGGCAGTCCTGAATGAAACCTATGATGATGCCGGTGAAAGTCATCTGGAAGTACGCTTGCAGCGTAAAGACTTTATGCAGATTCTCAGCAGGGTAAGTATTCCGGCGGAACGTTATCTGGGGGTTGATGTCAACAAGCCTGAGTGGCTTCAGTGA
- the hflK gene encoding FtsH protease activity modulator HflK, producing MAWNEPGGNGNNQDPWNSGGKRNGGGNNDQGPPDLDEALQKLQEKLNGIFGKPNKTGGSGGKSAAPSGGLFGILIVILLVGWAALGFYTVDQQERGVVLRLGKFSETVMPGLQWNPPLIDQVTQVNVTRVNAYDHRSLMLTEDENIVDVSITVQYVISDPKNYLLKVRDPEASLANASESALRHIVGGSEMDSILTEGREVLGTDVKGRLQQSMEDYQTGLRITQVNIKEVKAPSQVQDAFDDVIKAREDEQRVINEAESYRNGIIPEARGIAQRMKEEASAYREQVVARAQGDAQRFESLLGEYLKAPDVTRERLYLDAMESVMANNSKVLVDVEGGNNMMYLPLDKLSERRQVPVEFNRSGNTRLSNDNIRDITDQVIEQLRQRQQTNRREAR from the coding sequence ATGGCTTGGAATGAGCCTGGTGGTAACGGGAATAATCAGGATCCCTGGAACTCTGGTGGCAAGCGTAACGGTGGCGGCAATAATGATCAGGGACCTCCTGATCTGGATGAAGCGCTGCAAAAGCTACAGGAAAAACTTAACGGCATTTTCGGTAAACCGAACAAGACCGGCGGTTCCGGTGGCAAATCAGCTGCGCCGTCAGGCGGTCTGTTTGGCATCCTTATCGTCATTCTGCTGGTTGGCTGGGCAGCTCTGGGCTTCTACACTGTCGATCAGCAGGAGCGGGGTGTCGTACTGCGTCTGGGTAAATTCAGCGAAACGGTTATGCCGGGTCTGCAGTGGAACCCGCCTTTGATTGATCAGGTTACTCAGGTCAATGTGACCCGGGTAAATGCTTATGATCACCGTTCCCTGATGCTGACAGAAGATGAGAACATTGTTGACGTATCTATTACCGTTCAGTACGTCATCTCTGATCCTAAGAATTACCTGCTGAAAGTCCGCGATCCGGAAGCCAGTCTGGCGAATGCTTCTGAGTCTGCATTGCGTCACATTGTAGGTGGTTCAGAAATGGATTCCATTCTGACTGAGGGCCGTGAGGTACTTGGTACGGATGTGAAGGGTCGTCTGCAGCAGTCTATGGAAGATTATCAGACCGGTTTACGTATCACTCAGGTGAACATTAAAGAAGTTAAGGCACCGTCTCAGGTTCAGGATGCATTTGATGACGTAATCAAAGCGCGTGAGGATGAGCAACGGGTCATTAACGAAGCTGAGTCTTACCGTAACGGTATTATTCCTGAAGCGCGTGGTATCGCCCAGCGTATGAAGGAAGAGGCAAGTGCATACCGCGAACAGGTGGTTGCTCGGGCACAGGGTGATGCGCAGCGTTTTGAGTCTCTGCTGGGTGAGTACCTGAAAGCACCGGATGTAACCCGTGAGCGTCTGTATCTGGATGCAATGGAGTCTGTTATGGCGAACAACTCTAAGGTACTGGTTGATGTTGAGGGCGGTAATAACATGATGTATCTGCCGCTGGATAAGTTATCCGAGCGTCGTCAGGTACCTGTTGAGTTTAACCGTTCAGGAAACACCCGTCTGAGTAACGATAATATCCGTGATATCACTGATCAGGTGATTGAGCAGTTGCGTCAGCGTCAGCAAACCAACCGTCGGGAGGCCCGGTAA
- the hflC gene encoding protease modulator HflC: MSGKSMAGVVIALLLVVLASNSLFIIKETDRAVLLRFGEIVNPNLQPGLHIKIPVINKVRKFDGRVLTLDAQPQSYLTVEKKRLVVDSFIKWRVIDPQTYYTATSGDQFRAAERLFPSVDAGLRAQFGERTLTEVVSGERDQLMIELTESLSQSTRDELGIELIDIRVKKIDLPQEVSNSVYDRMRTEREREARELRSRGQELAEGIRADADRQKTVIEAGAYRDAQELRGEGDAESAGIYAKAYSRDPEFYSFYRSLNAYKEAFNQQGDIMILEPDSEFFRYLNAPGLER, encoded by the coding sequence ATGTCTGGTAAATCTATGGCAGGCGTCGTCATCGCGCTATTGTTGGTCGTGCTGGCATCTAATTCGCTGTTTATTATTAAGGAAACTGACCGTGCAGTTTTGCTGCGCTTCGGTGAAATCGTGAATCCTAACCTGCAGCCTGGTCTGCATATTAAGATTCCTGTTATCAATAAAGTGCGTAAGTTTGATGGCCGGGTACTGACCCTGGATGCGCAGCCGCAGTCTTATCTGACGGTTGAGAAGAAGCGTCTGGTGGTTGACTCCTTCATTAAATGGCGTGTTATTGATCCGCAAACTTACTACACCGCGACTTCCGGTGACCAGTTCCGTGCAGCGGAGCGTCTGTTCCCGAGTGTGGATGCAGGTCTGCGTGCGCAGTTCGGTGAGCGTACGCTGACTGAAGTGGTATCCGGTGAGCGTGATCAGTTAATGATTGAGCTGACTGAGTCACTGAGCCAGTCGACCCGTGACGAGCTGGGTATTGAGCTGATTGATATCCGGGTTAAGAAGATCGATCTGCCGCAGGAAGTATCCAACTCTGTATATGACCGTATGCGTACTGAGCGGGAGCGTGAAGCCCGTGAGCTGCGTTCCCGTGGTCAGGAGCTTGCGGAAGGTATCCGGGCTGATGCTGACCGTCAGAAAACGGTTATCGAAGCCGGTGCGTACCGTGATGCACAGGAGTTGCGTGGTGAAGGTGATGCGGAATCTGCGGGTATCTATGCCAAGGCATATAGCCGTGATCCGGAGTTCTATTCTTTCTACCGCAGTCTGAATGCCTATAAAGAAGCATTTAACCAGCAAGGCGATATCATGATTCTGGAACCGGACAGTGAATTCTTCCGTTACCTGAATGCGCCGGGTCTGGAGCGTTAA
- a CDS encoding DUF2065 domain-containing protein, whose amino-acid sequence MWSELWQPLLIGFSLMLIIEGIVPFLYPGRWRRLVQQLANISDKALRITGLISMLAGLCILYMIN is encoded by the coding sequence ATGTGGTCGGAGCTTTGGCAACCCCTGTTAATCGGTTTCAGTCTGATGCTGATAATCGAGGGAATTGTGCCTTTTCTGTATCCCGGACGCTGGCGCAGGTTAGTTCAGCAGTTAGCAAATATCAGTGATAAGGCGCTGCGGATAACCGGTTTAATCAGTATGCTGGCTGGGCTGTGCATACTGTATATGATTAACTGA
- a CDS encoding ATP phosphoribosyltransferase regulatory subunit, producing the protein MALADRWLLPDGVKEVLPPQARQVEAARRQVLDMYNTWGYELVMTPMIEHLDSLLSGVGRDLDLNTFKVTDQLTGRMLGIRADITQQVARIDAHRLKNDSPNRLCYCSTVLHTLPANPLASRNPLQVGAELFGHSGLASDVEIISLMLETLHVLGVSQELSIDLGHVGIYRGLIAGAGLTDVQENDYFELLQRKDMPEIERFLSQVDISAEQAAMLAKLPALHGGAEVLDAAQESLAPISDAITPALDYLRQIAEQIGQRYPQVDLYFDLSELRGYNYHTGIVFGAYTPSFGQAIAKGGRYDEVGRDFGRARPATGFSADLKTLVELSALSCQQDGAVLAPAGSDAGLLKAISELRTTGKRVVQQLDGAASDDVVFAQQLVQQDGVWVLQSL; encoded by the coding sequence ATGGCCTTGGCAGATCGCTGGTTATTACCAGACGGTGTCAAAGAAGTCTTGCCACCACAGGCGCGTCAGGTTGAAGCGGCCCGCCGGCAAGTGCTAGATATGTATAATACCTGGGGTTATGAATTAGTCATGACACCAATGATCGAACACCTGGACTCTTTGTTAAGTGGTGTTGGTCGGGATCTTGATCTGAATACATTTAAAGTAACGGATCAACTGACAGGCCGGATGCTGGGCATCCGTGCTGATATTACCCAGCAGGTGGCGCGGATTGATGCCCACCGTCTGAAAAACGATAGTCCTAATCGTTTGTGTTATTGCAGTACTGTTCTGCATACCTTGCCAGCAAATCCGCTGGCGTCTCGTAATCCCTTACAGGTAGGTGCTGAGTTATTCGGCCACTCGGGCCTGGCCAGTGATGTCGAAATTATTTCCCTGATGCTTGAAACTCTGCATGTGCTGGGTGTCAGTCAGGAACTGAGTATTGATCTGGGCCATGTAGGTATCTATCGCGGACTGATTGCCGGTGCGGGGCTGACCGATGTTCAGGAAAATGATTATTTCGAATTACTGCAACGCAAAGATATGCCTGAGATTGAACGCTTTCTGAGTCAGGTTGATATTTCAGCTGAGCAGGCTGCGATGCTGGCTAAGCTGCCGGCGCTGCATGGTGGTGCGGAAGTGCTGGATGCGGCTCAGGAGAGCTTGGCGCCTATCAGTGATGCGATTACGCCAGCGCTGGATTATCTGCGTCAGATTGCTGAGCAGATTGGTCAGCGTTATCCGCAGGTTGATCTGTATTTCGATCTCAGCGAATTACGCGGTTATAACTATCACACCGGCATTGTGTTCGGTGCATATACGCCAAGTTTCGGTCAGGCGATTGCCAAAGGTGGTCGTTATGATGAAGTGGGGCGTGATTTTGGCCGGGCGCGCCCGGCAACAGGTTTTAGTGCTGACCTTAAGACACTGGTTGAGCTGTCTGCTCTGTCGTGTCAGCAGGACGGTGCGGTACTGGCGCCAGCTGGCAGTGATGCAGGGCTATTAAAGGCGATCAGTGAACTACGCACGACCGGTAAGCGGGTTGTGCAGCAGCTCGATGGTGCGGCATCTGATGATGTTGTATTCGCGCAGCAATTGGTGCAGCAGGATGGGGTTTGGGTTCTGCAGAGCCTGTAA
- a CDS encoding adenylosuccinate synthase — protein sequence MGKNVVVLGTQWGDEGKGKIVDLLTDQASAVARFQGGHNAGHTLVIDGEKTVLHLIPSGILRDNVLCMIGNGVVLSPEALLKEMKELEERGVPVRERLRLSPACPLILPYHVALDQAREVARGNAKIGTTGRGIGPAYEDKVARRGLRLDDMMNSERFAVKLKEVMEYHNFMLQNYYNAEPVSYEKVLEESLAMAEVLRPMVMDVTSKLHEYRERGDNIMFEGAQGSLLDIDHGTYPYVTSSNTTAGGTSTGSGFGPLYLDYILGITKAYTTRVGSGPFPTQLDCEIGNHLGTKGHEFGATTGRARRCGWFDAVALKHAIQVNSVSGICLTKLDVLDGLEEIKVCVGYKDAQGNAVYSLTGSEDYEAIEPVYETLPGWSENTLGAQTLEALPENARAYIKRLEALINAPIDIVSTGPDRVETIVLRHPFDA from the coding sequence ATGGGTAAAAATGTCGTTGTTTTAGGAACGCAGTGGGGAGACGAGGGTAAAGGCAAGATCGTTGACCTTTTAACAGATCAGGCTTCTGCCGTGGCACGCTTTCAGGGTGGCCATAACGCAGGTCACACCCTGGTTATTGATGGTGAGAAAACGGTTCTTCACCTGATCCCTTCAGGTATTCTGCGTGACAATGTTCTTTGCATGATAGGCAACGGCGTAGTGCTGTCTCCTGAAGCATTGCTGAAAGAAATGAAAGAGCTGGAAGAGCGTGGTGTGCCGGTACGTGAACGTTTGCGTCTGAGCCCTGCCTGTCCGCTGATTCTGCCATATCACGTTGCACTGGATCAGGCCCGTGAAGTTGCCCGCGGAAATGCCAAGATCGGTACTACCGGCCGTGGTATCGGCCCTGCATACGAAGACAAAGTTGCCCGTCGTGGTCTGCGTCTTGATGACATGATGAATAGCGAGCGTTTTGCGGTGAAGCTTAAGGAAGTAATGGAATACCATAACTTCATGCTGCAGAACTACTATAACGCTGAGCCGGTTAGCTATGAGAAGGTTCTGGAAGAGTCTCTGGCGATGGCTGAAGTGTTACGTCCTATGGTGATGGATGTTACTTCTAAGTTGCATGAGTACCGTGAGCGTGGTGACAACATCATGTTTGAAGGTGCGCAGGGTTCGTTGCTGGATATCGATCACGGTACCTATCCGTATGTAACCTCTTCAAACACAACTGCTGGCGGTACCTCTACCGGTAGTGGTTTTGGTCCTCTGTATCTGGATTACATCCTGGGTATTACCAAGGCTTACACGACCCGTGTAGGTTCCGGTCCGTTCCCGACGCAGCTGGATTGCGAAATCGGTAACCACCTGGGCACCAAAGGTCACGAGTTCGGTGCGACCACTGGCCGTGCCCGTCGCTGTGGCTGGTTTGATGCGGTTGCGCTTAAGCATGCTATTCAGGTTAACTCGGTATCCGGTATCTGTCTGACTAAGCTTGATGTTCTGGATGGTCTGGAAGAAATCAAAGTATGTGTTGGCTATAAAGATGCACAGGGTAATGCGGTTTACTCGCTGACAGGCAGTGAAGATTACGAGGCGATTGAGCCTGTATATGAAACCCTGCCAGGCTGGAGTGAAAATACTCTGGGTGCTCAGACGCTGGAAGCGTTGCCTGAAAACGCACGTGCTTACATTAAGCGTCTTGAAGCGCTGATCAATGCACCAATTGATATTGTGTCTACCGGTCCTGACCGTGTGGAAACAATTGTATTGCGCCACCCGTTTGATGCGTAA
- a CDS encoding inositol monophosphatase family protein has product MQPMVNIALRGARIAGEQIARAVERLDLIKSEQSSVSDFFEETCKQAEKAIASTIQKAYPDHEVNGEFTGQHAAEGTAAITWQVNPIDSTSNFANGVPVFALSIAGYQRGRLEHAIVLNPMNGEEFTASRGRGAQCNGKRLRVSNLKTLQGALIASNYFGRNQKQHLDSFQRVFSNITLEDGSIYNAGSPVLNMAYTAAGRFDGFFQFGMKGADMAAGTLLIQESGGLLSDFNGGNSHTQNGNLIVGNPKMLKALLKSIHPAVSDDLK; this is encoded by the coding sequence ATGCAACCGATGGTAAATATCGCCCTGCGCGGCGCACGCATCGCAGGCGAACAAATCGCCCGCGCAGTGGAACGACTCGACCTGATTAAATCCGAACAATCAAGTGTCAGTGACTTTTTCGAAGAGACCTGCAAGCAGGCAGAAAAGGCGATTGCCAGCACAATCCAGAAAGCCTATCCGGACCACGAAGTAAATGGTGAATTCACTGGCCAGCACGCTGCAGAAGGCACCGCCGCCATTACCTGGCAGGTAAACCCTATCGACAGCACCAGCAACTTCGCAAACGGCGTACCTGTGTTTGCCCTGAGCATCGCCGGTTACCAGCGCGGCCGCCTGGAACACGCCATCGTACTGAATCCGATGAACGGTGAAGAATTTACCGCCAGCCGTGGACGAGGCGCACAGTGTAACGGCAAGCGCCTGCGCGTCAGCAACCTGAAAACCCTTCAGGGCGCACTCATCGCCAGCAACTACTTTGGCCGCAACCAGAAACAGCATCTTGATTCATTCCAGCGGGTATTCAGCAACATCACCCTGGAAGACGGCAGCATCTACAACGCCGGCTCACCGGTACTGAACATGGCTTACACCGCTGCCGGCCGCTTCGACGGCTTCTTCCAGTTCGGCATGAAAGGCGCCGATATGGCAGCCGGCACCCTGCTGATCCAGGAATCTGGCGGCTTACTGTCCGACTTCAATGGCGGCAACTCCCACACCCAGAACGGTAACCTGATCGTGGGCAATCCGAAAATGCTGAAAGCGCTGCTGAAAAGCATCCACCCGGCAGTCAGCGATGATCTGAAATAG
- the trmJ gene encoding tRNA (cytosine(32)/uridine(32)-2'-O)-methyltransferase TrmJ yields the protein MLQNIRIVLVNTTHPGNIGAVARAMKNMGLAELCLVEPKLFPHEDAVARASGATDLLESALVVGSLDEALEGCHLVVGTSARSRNIPWPLLNPRELGGVSSGLGADQKMAVVFGREDRGLTNEELQRCHYHVHIPTEETFSSLNIGAAVQVICYELRMAALQQGSMEDKPQWGTDWDVDLADMQELERMFEHLEQTMIDIEFLDPEKPRQLMPRLRRLFLRALPDKIEVNVLRGILTATQKRLKKSDADV from the coding sequence ATGCTGCAAAATATACGAATTGTACTGGTAAATACCACTCACCCCGGCAATATCGGTGCGGTCGCCCGGGCAATGAAAAATATGGGGCTGGCTGAACTGTGTCTTGTTGAGCCTAAACTGTTCCCTCACGAAGATGCTGTTGCCCGGGCTTCGGGTGCCACTGATTTGCTGGAAAGTGCGCTGGTTGTTGGTTCGCTGGATGAGGCGCTGGAAGGGTGTCATCTGGTGGTGGGTACGAGTGCCCGTAGCCGGAATATCCCCTGGCCGTTGCTGAACCCCCGCGAGCTGGGAGGGGTGTCTTCAGGTCTGGGTGCTGATCAGAAAATGGCGGTTGTATTTGGCCGTGAGGATCGCGGACTGACCAATGAAGAATTGCAGCGTTGTCATTATCATGTGCATATCCCTACGGAAGAGACCTTCAGTTCGCTGAATATCGGTGCGGCTGTACAGGTTATTTGCTACGAGCTTCGCATGGCCGCTTTGCAGCAGGGCAGTATGGAAGATAAGCCCCAGTGGGGGACGGACTGGGATGTGGACCTGGCGGATATGCAGGAACTGGAGCGGATGTTCGAGCATCTGGAGCAGACCATGATTGATATTGAGTTTCTTGATCCCGAGAAGCCGCGCCAGCTCATGCCGCGGTTACGGCGGCTGTTTCTGAGAGCGCTGCCAGATAAAATTGAAGTCAATGTGCTGCGGGGAATCCTTACCGCGACTCAGAAACGTCTGAAGAAGTCAGACGCAGACGTTTAG
- the iscR gene encoding Fe-S cluster assembly transcriptional regulator IscR produces MRLTTKGRYAVTAMLDLALHASDGPISLADISERQGISLSYLEQLFAKLRRNDLVRSVRGPGGGYQLNREQHAIDVAEVIDAVNESVDATGCGHSGGGHTGGCQGGSTCLTHHLWCDLSSQIHEFLSQISLADLMARQDVQAVAKRQDREQQTLIDTSLIEAKVSA; encoded by the coding sequence ATGCGATTAACAACGAAAGGCCGATATGCGGTTACCGCGATGCTTGATCTTGCGCTTCACGCAAGTGACGGACCTATCAGCCTGGCGGATATATCTGAACGTCAGGGGATTTCCCTGTCTTATTTAGAACAGCTATTCGCTAAGTTGCGTCGTAATGATCTGGTGCGCAGTGTACGTGGTCCCGGTGGTGGGTATCAGCTTAACCGTGAGCAGCATGCGATTGATGTCGCTGAAGTGATTGATGCGGTTAATGAGTCTGTTGATGCGACGGGATGCGGGCACAGTGGTGGTGGTCATACTGGTGGTTGTCAGGGGGGGAGTACCTGTCTGACACACCATCTGTGGTGTGATCTCAGTAGCCAGATACATGAATTTCTAAGCCAGATCAGTCTGGCTGATCTGATGGCCCGCCAAGATGTTCAGGCCGTCGCAAAACGTCAGGATCGTGAACAGCAGACGTTAATAGATACGAGTTTAATAGAGGCGAAAGTAAGCGCCTGA
- a CDS encoding IscS subfamily cysteine desulfurase — MKLPIYFDYAATTPVDPRVAEKMIECLTIEGNFGNPASRSHLYGWKAEEAVETARRQVADLMNADPREIVWTSGATESDNLAIKGVAHFYSKKGKHIITSKIEHKAVLDTCRQLEREGFEVTYLDPDADGIIQPQAVADALREDTILVSVMHVNNEIGVINDVAAIGEITRANGVLFHVDAAQSAGKVDIDVAAMKVDLVSVSGHKMYGPKGIGVLYVRRKPRVRLEAQMHGGGHERGMRSGTLATHQIVGMGEAARLAKEDMQLDKDKITALRNRFWNAIEDMEEIHINGSVDQRYIGNLNVSFNYVEGESLLMSLKDLAVSSGSACTSASLEPSYVLRALGLNDEMAHSSIRFSIGRFTTEQDIDDAVEQIREAVSKLRELSPLWDMYKDGVDLSKVEWVHH, encoded by the coding sequence ATGAAGTTGCCAATTTATTTTGACTACGCAGCCACTACACCGGTTGATCCCCGGGTAGCTGAGAAGATGATTGAATGTCTGACCATCGAAGGTAATTTCGGTAATCCGGCTTCCCGTTCTCATCTGTATGGCTGGAAAGCTGAAGAAGCTGTTGAGACTGCACGTCGACAGGTTGCTGACCTGATGAACGCTGATCCGCGTGAAATCGTATGGACGTCCGGTGCAACTGAGTCGGATAACCTGGCTATTAAAGGTGTGGCGCATTTTTATTCTAAAAAAGGCAAGCACATCATTACCTCCAAAATTGAACACAAAGCAGTTCTGGATACCTGCCGCCAGTTAGAGCGTGAAGGGTTTGAGGTGACGTACCTTGATCCGGATGCTGACGGTATTATTCAGCCTCAGGCAGTTGCTGATGCACTGCGTGAAGATACGATTCTGGTATCTGTTATGCACGTGAATAATGAAATCGGCGTGATCAATGACGTTGCAGCAATCGGTGAAATTACCCGTGCTAACGGTGTCTTGTTCCACGTAGATGCTGCTCAGAGTGCTGGCAAGGTTGATATCGACGTAGCTGCAATGAAAGTGGATCTGGTATCTGTTTCAGGTCACAAGATGTACGGCCCTAAGGGGATCGGTGTTTTGTATGTACGCCGTAAGCCGCGTGTTCGTCTGGAAGCTCAGATGCATGGTGGTGGTCATGAGCGTGGTATGCGTTCTGGTACCCTGGCAACCCACCAGATTGTTGGTATGGGTGAGGCAGCGCGACTGGCCAAAGAAGACATGCAGCTTGATAAAGACAAGATTACCGCGTTGCGTAACCGTTTCTGGAATGCGATCGAAGATATGGAAGAGATTCATATCAACGGTTCCGTTGATCAGCGTTACATTGGTAACCTGAATGTAAGTTTCAACTACGTTGAAGGTGAGTCACTGCTGATGTCACTGAAAGATCTGGCGGTTTCTTCAGGTTCTGCATGTACATCTGCGAGCCTTGAGCCTTCATACGTACTGCGTGCGCTGGGTCTGAATGATGAGATGGCGCACAGCTCGATCCGTTTCTCTATCGGGCGTTTTACTACCGAACAGGATATTGACGATGCTGTCGAACAGATTCGCGAAGCGGTTTCCAAGCTGCGTGAATTGTCGCCTCTGTGGGACATGTACAAAGACGGTGTTGATTTAAGCAAGGTTGAATGGGTTCATCACTAA
- the iscU gene encoding Fe-S cluster assembly scaffold IscU, translating into MAYSDQVIDHYENPRNVGKMNDKDTNVGTGMVGAPACGDVMRLQIQVSDEGVIEDAKFKTYGCGSAIASSSLVTEWVKGMTLDEAAELKNTKIAEELALPPVKIHCSVLAEDAIKAAVADYKEKQAK; encoded by the coding sequence ATGGCTTACAGTGATCAGGTAATCGATCATTACGAGAATCCGCGTAATGTCGGCAAAATGAATGATAAAGATACCAACGTTGGCACAGGTATGGTGGGTGCACCTGCATGTGGTGACGTTATGCGCCTGCAGATTCAGGTTAGCGATGAAGGTGTTATTGAAGACGCTAAGTTTAAAACTTACGGTTGTGGTTCCGCGATTGCTTCAAGCTCGCTGGTAACTGAGTGGGTTAAAGGCATGACTCTGGATGAGGCTGCCGAGCTGAAGAATACTAAAATTGCGGAAGAGCTTGCGCTGCCACCAGTGAAAATTCACTGTTCAGTACTGGCTGAAGATGCAATTAAAGCGGCTGTTGCTGATTACAAAGAAAAGCAGGCTAAGTAA
- the iscA gene encoding iron-sulfur cluster assembly protein IscA, whose amino-acid sequence MAITMTSAAANHVNRYLESRGQGTGIRLGVRTSGCSGMAYVLEFVDAVQDEDQVFEAEGVKIVIDPKSLLYLDGTELDFVKEGLNEGFKFNNPNVKNECGCGESFNI is encoded by the coding sequence ATGGCAATCACAATGACCAGTGCTGCGGCCAATCATGTGAACCGTTATCTTGAATCCCGAGGGCAGGGAACAGGTATTCGTCTTGGTGTGAGAACCTCCGGGTGCTCCGGTATGGCATATGTCCTTGAGTTTGTTGATGCTGTTCAGGATGAAGATCAGGTCTTTGAAGCTGAAGGCGTTAAGATTGTCATTGACCCGAAAAGCTTGCTCTATCTGGACGGTACCGAATTGGATTTTGTTAAAGAAGGCCTGAATGAAGGCTTTAAGTTTAACAATCCTAATGTTAAAAATGAGTGTGGTTGCGGCGAAAGCTTCAACATCTGA